The following are from one region of the Polyangiaceae bacterium genome:
- a CDS encoding serine/threonine protein kinase, producing MSEDETLRQSELGELAGRPIASEVQPNTHYLLERVIGRGGFAIACLARRRSPEGDAPVVLKVIRPSLMAEARRLAARAFKKESVALGRLNEQVPPTPFVVRSMDTGSVTVREQGQDVEVPWIALEYVHGGVEGETLARRVRYSVEHTGYAFDAERAAVALSHLVAGLSEIHAVSVIHRDLKPSNVLSCGFGRSEIFKISDFGIARPAGVASTFGDVTLGTAGYVAPEQVHLRDEIGPWTDVFSLAAVTYFMLTGKKYFRVASAVEGVMAATGSERPTLVGEPHLAPELAANQVACRAIDEALERATRADPRQRTESARAFGALVLPWLSEHPGSGKPSDRLVTSVVSSPRQASHGRESYGWTVRSLPSNDWVVASIDFDGDGRSLALTTAGPRFWTGSAWSASPLGIEDPVLVRRFGPGRWLVFDSAARAYEFRAGGSRPALAAPEGVRSITAFDGDLSDVGVAAGVDFDGGAVVLGLSARRWMKPLPLEEVANVTAVARIADDAWLVVGRRKSGGSVARVFRPLRFELEPLEAPADTVLVAAAGEPARKIALAVGGGGAVLTVEERPSVSYLAQEPHLSSVAVDVHGTRWLGSAGKIWLAVERGAPVAAFDEAGWASPFVALFAEVGRVVGITADGGVVEGRHSADAHPTIVDGPLRRF from the coding sequence GTGAGCGAGGACGAGACCCTTCGCCAGAGCGAGCTCGGCGAGCTTGCGGGCCGCCCCATCGCGTCCGAGGTACAGCCGAACACGCACTACCTGCTGGAGCGGGTCATCGGTCGCGGAGGCTTTGCCATCGCGTGCCTCGCGCGACGGCGGAGCCCCGAGGGCGACGCGCCAGTGGTGCTCAAGGTGATCCGCCCGAGCCTGATGGCAGAGGCGCGCCGTCTCGCTGCCCGCGCTTTCAAGAAGGAGTCCGTGGCTCTCGGTCGTCTGAACGAGCAGGTGCCCCCGACGCCGTTCGTGGTGCGTTCGATGGACACCGGAAGCGTGACGGTGCGCGAGCAGGGGCAAGACGTGGAAGTGCCGTGGATCGCCCTGGAGTACGTCCACGGCGGTGTCGAGGGAGAAACGCTGGCGCGGCGCGTGCGCTACTCCGTGGAGCACACCGGCTACGCCTTCGACGCCGAGCGCGCGGCCGTGGCGCTCAGCCACCTGGTGGCCGGGCTCTCGGAGATCCACGCGGTGAGCGTCATCCACCGCGACTTGAAGCCCTCCAACGTGCTGTCCTGCGGCTTCGGTCGCTCGGAGATCTTCAAGATCTCCGACTTCGGCATCGCACGACCGGCGGGGGTGGCCTCCACCTTCGGAGACGTGACGTTGGGCACCGCCGGCTACGTGGCGCCCGAGCAGGTGCACCTGCGGGACGAGATTGGACCCTGGACGGACGTCTTCAGCCTGGCGGCCGTCACCTACTTCATGCTCACCGGCAAGAAGTACTTTCGCGTCGCTTCCGCCGTGGAGGGCGTGATGGCGGCCACGGGCAGCGAGCGGCCGACGCTCGTCGGCGAGCCCCACTTGGCGCCGGAGCTCGCTGCCAACCAGGTCGCTTGCCGCGCCATCGATGAAGCCCTCGAGCGAGCGACGCGGGCCGATCCGCGCCAGCGCACGGAGAGTGCGCGCGCGTTCGGCGCCCTGGTGCTGCCTTGGCTCTCGGAGCACCCCGGCAGTGGCAAGCCGAGCGACCGTCTGGTGACCAGCGTGGTGTCGTCGCCGCGGCAGGCGAGCCACGGTCGCGAGAGCTACGGCTGGACGGTGCGCTCGTTGCCCTCGAACGACTGGGTCGTGGCCTCGATCGACTTCGACGGAGACGGTCGCTCGCTGGCGCTCACTACCGCAGGGCCGCGCTTCTGGACCGGGTCGGCGTGGTCGGCGTCGCCCCTCGGCATCGAAGACCCCGTGCTGGTGCGGCGATTCGGACCCGGGCGTTGGTTGGTGTTCGACTCGGCGGCGCGGGCCTACGAGTTCCGCGCCGGGGGCTCGCGCCCGGCCCTTGCCGCCCCCGAAGGGGTGCGCTCCATCACCGCCTTCGATGGTGATCTCTCCGACGTGGGCGTCGCCGCCGGCGTGGACTTCGACGGTGGGGCCGTGGTGTTGGGGCTGTCGGCGCGCCGATGGATGAAGCCATTGCCGCTCGAAGAGGTCGCCAACGTCACCGCGGTGGCGCGCATCGCCGACGACGCTTGGCTGGTGGTCGGGCGTCGCAAGTCGGGAGGCTCCGTGGCGCGGGTGTTTCGCCCGCTGCGCTTCGAGCTCGAGCCGCTCGAGGCACCGGCGGACACGGTGCTGGTGGCGGCTGCTGGAGAGCCGGCGCGAAAGATCGCCCTGGCCGTGGGCGGCGGCGGGGCAGTGCTCACGGTGGAGGAGCGCCCGAGCGTGAGCTACCTGGCGCAGGAACCGCACCTCTCTTCCGTCGCCGTGGACGTGCATGGCACCCGCTGGCTGGGCAGCGCCGGGAAGATCTGGCTGGCGGTGGAGCGGGGCGCGCCGGTGGCGGCGTTCGACGAGGCCGGCTGGGCGTCGCCCTTCGTGGCGCTGTTTGCGGAAGTGGGCCGCGTGGTCGGCATCACCGCGGATGGCGGCGTGGTGGAGGGGCGCCACTCCGCGGATGCCCACCCGACCATCGTGGACGGCCCGCTGCGCCGGTTTTGA
- a CDS encoding serine/threonine protein kinase: protein MTGRELSQGDVLAGKYRLVSPLGRGGMGTVWRAEHLTLRSPLAIKLVAGRAAESQEALGRFLREAQAAAALRSPHVVQIIDYGVEGSTPFIAMELLEGESLADRLRRVGRLSPEETSRVVTHVARAIARAHEAGVVHRDLKPDNVFLVANADDEIAKVLDFGIAKVDDTTSQATTPATRTGAVMGTPHYMSPEQARGNRAVDHRSDLWSLGVIAYECLTGRRPFESDVLGDLLIKICAEEAPVPSSVVPVPAGFDAWFARATARDPNQRFQSAQEMSEALRGVLGQPTLQTWSQAPVASVSPVASTSLPPVVAPKPRRSAVPLLVAVVGAFGVLFAVVAAVGLWLWSQSEAEPEAQVPVAASSAPVEAEAPSAPPSQAAPAAAQNAHGTAPKATATTTASGAVPESAQKQIEDAQKQVEAAQKSADKARSQAEAAKKSAEALKALGK from the coding sequence ATGACGGGTCGGGAGCTCAGCCAGGGAGACGTGCTGGCCGGCAAGTATCGGCTGGTCTCACCACTCGGTCGTGGCGGAATGGGAACGGTGTGGCGCGCGGAGCACCTCACACTTCGCTCCCCCCTCGCCATCAAGCTGGTGGCGGGCCGCGCTGCCGAAAGCCAGGAGGCGCTTGGGCGCTTCTTGCGCGAAGCGCAGGCCGCGGCGGCGCTCCGAAGCCCTCACGTGGTGCAGATCATCGACTACGGCGTGGAGGGCTCGACGCCCTTCATCGCCATGGAGCTGCTCGAGGGCGAGAGTCTCGCGGATCGCTTGCGGAGGGTGGGGCGGCTCTCTCCCGAGGAAACTTCCCGTGTGGTGACGCACGTGGCGCGGGCGATTGCGCGGGCACACGAGGCGGGCGTGGTGCATCGAGACCTGAAGCCCGACAACGTCTTCCTGGTGGCCAACGCCGACGACGAGATCGCCAAGGTGCTGGACTTCGGCATCGCCAAGGTGGACGACACCACGAGCCAAGCGACCACGCCGGCGACCCGCACCGGCGCGGTGATGGGCACGCCCCACTACATGAGCCCCGAGCAGGCGCGAGGGAATCGAGCGGTGGATCATCGCTCGGACCTGTGGTCCCTGGGGGTGATCGCCTACGAGTGTCTCACCGGCCGGCGTCCTTTCGAGAGTGACGTGCTCGGCGACTTGCTCATCAAGATCTGCGCCGAAGAGGCGCCGGTGCCCTCCTCCGTGGTGCCGGTGCCCGCTGGCTTCGATGCCTGGTTCGCCCGGGCCACGGCCCGCGATCCGAATCAACGGTTCCAGTCCGCCCAGGAGATGTCCGAAGCCCTGCGAGGCGTTCTCGGGCAACCCACGCTGCAGACCTGGTCGCAGGCGCCGGTGGCAAGCGTGTCGCCGGTGGCGAGCACGTCGCTCCCGCCGGTGGTGGCCCCGAAGCCGCGGCGCTCTGCCGTGCCCCTGCTCGTGGCGGTCGTCGGAGCTTTCGGCGTGCTGTTCGCGGTGGTCGCGGCGGTGGGGCTTTGGCTCTGGTCCCAGAGCGAGGCCGAGCCCGAAGCCCAGGTGCCGGTGGCGGCGTCGAGCGCGCCCGTCGAAGCGGAAGCGCCGAGCGCCCCCCCGTCTCAAGCGGCGCCTGCCGCGGCCCAGAACGCCCACGGCACCGCGCCCAAGGCCACGGCCACGACGACCGCCAGCGGCGCAGTGCCCGAGAGTGCCCAGAAACAAATCGAAGACGCTCAAAAGCAAGTGGAGGCGGCGCAGAAGTCGGCGGACAAGGCGCGGTCCCAAGCCGAAGCGGCCAAGAAGAGCGCCGAGGCGCTCAAGGCGCTGGGTAAGTGA
- a CDS encoding PilZ domain-containing protein, with product MDELQEGVAVSHDASDRGMMLVTASRLEIGAEVTIVLTVPPEGGEERRVHGHVVRVEPNLEDPQGMWPHRMAVEFDHKVPEVERVLAALEAKGFAERKR from the coding sequence GTGGACGAGCTGCAGGAAGGGGTGGCAGTGAGTCATGACGCGAGCGATCGCGGCATGATGTTGGTCACCGCCAGCCGTCTGGAGATCGGGGCGGAGGTGACCATCGTGCTCACGGTGCCGCCGGAGGGGGGAGAAGAGCGCCGGGTGCACGGGCATGTGGTGCGCGTGGAGCCGAACCTCGAGGATCCGCAAGGCATGTGGCCCCACCGGATGGCGGTGGAGTTCGATCACAAGGTGCCGGAAGTGGAGCGTGTCCTCGCTGCTCTCGAAGCCAAGGGCTTCGCCGAGCGCAAGCGCTAG
- a CDS encoding HAD-IG family 5'-nucleotidase — MELPARARRIYCNRTLNLRSIRAVGFDMDYTLVHYRVEEWERRAYEHARGHLLERGWPVQKLEFDPEFAILGLCLDLELGNIVKASRFGYVTNAFHGTQRLPFDQQRELYSRVPVDLHESRWVFLNTLFSLSEATLFAQCVDLLDAGELGSALGPRELYKIVRSAVDATHMEGALKAEIARDPKPFVELDPDLPLALLDLKTSGKKLLLITNSEWSFTRAMMSYAIEPYLPRGTSWRDLFELVVVSARKPDFFKGSSPLFEIVNDEGLLSPVNGATKSGGAYLGGNVRIVERELGLSAEDILYVGDHLYADVHVTKDMLRWRTALVLRDLEAELAALEGFADKQAALSELMSSKERLEHEYSKLRVELMRHEAGYGHGTPSPEELRAAMHRVRGELNELDERIAPLAQEAGSLQNERWGLLMRAGIDKSYFARQVERYADVYTSRVSNLLELTPFVYLRAPRVSLPHDAGLDAST, encoded by the coding sequence ATGGAGCTTCCGGCCCGCGCTCGTCGCATCTACTGCAACCGCACGTTGAACCTCCGGTCGATCCGCGCCGTCGGCTTCGACATGGACTACACCCTGGTTCACTACCGCGTGGAAGAGTGGGAGCGGCGTGCCTACGAGCACGCCCGCGGGCATTTGCTGGAGCGGGGCTGGCCGGTGCAGAAGCTCGAGTTCGATCCCGAGTTCGCCATCCTCGGCCTGTGCCTGGATCTCGAGCTCGGCAACATCGTGAAGGCCAGCCGTTTCGGCTACGTGACGAACGCGTTTCACGGAACCCAGCGTCTTCCGTTCGATCAGCAACGCGAGCTCTACTCCCGAGTGCCGGTGGATCTGCACGAGTCGCGGTGGGTGTTCTTGAACACCCTGTTCTCGCTCTCGGAAGCCACGCTCTTCGCCCAGTGCGTGGACTTGCTGGATGCGGGCGAGCTGGGGAGCGCCCTGGGGCCGCGGGAGCTCTACAAGATCGTTCGCAGTGCAGTGGACGCGACCCACATGGAGGGAGCCCTCAAGGCGGAGATCGCCCGGGATCCAAAGCCGTTCGTGGAGCTGGACCCGGACCTGCCGCTGGCGCTCCTGGATCTCAAGACCTCGGGCAAGAAGCTGCTCTTGATCACGAACTCGGAGTGGTCCTTCACCCGGGCCATGATGAGCTACGCCATCGAGCCGTACTTGCCGCGCGGGACTTCCTGGCGCGATCTGTTCGAGCTGGTGGTGGTGTCCGCGCGCAAGCCGGACTTCTTCAAGGGCTCGAGCCCGCTGTTCGAGATCGTGAACGACGAAGGGCTGCTGAGTCCGGTGAACGGCGCTACCAAGAGCGGCGGCGCCTACCTGGGAGGCAACGTCCGCATCGTGGAGCGCGAGCTCGGCTTGTCCGCGGAGGACATCTTGTACGTCGGCGACCACCTCTACGCGGACGTGCACGTCACCAAGGACATGCTCCGCTGGCGTACCGCGCTGGTGCTTAGGGATCTGGAAGCGGAGCTGGCCGCCCTCGAGGGCTTCGCCGACAAACAGGCGGCGCTTTCGGAGCTGATGAGCAGCAAAGAGCGGCTCGAGCACGAGTACTCCAAGCTCCGGGTGGAGCTCATGCGCCACGAGGCGGGCTACGGCCACGGCACGCCGTCGCCGGAAGAGCTGCGTGCGGCGATGCACCGCGTGCGCGGCGAGCTGAACGAGCTGGACGAGCGCATCGCGCCGCTGGCGCAAGAGGCGGGGTCTCTCCAGAACGAGCGCTGGGGCCTGTTGATGCGTGCCGGCATCGACAAGAGCTACTTCGCGCGGCAGGTGGAGCGTTACGCGGACGTGTACACGTCGCGCGTCAGCAATCTGCTGGAGCTCACGCCGTTCGTGTATCTGCGTGCCCCGCGGGTGAGCTTGCCCCACGACGCGGGGCTCGACGCGAGCACGTGA